Below is a window of Bacteroidales bacterium DNA.
AATTACGAATTTTTTTGAATCGAGATCCTACAAAATTGCTTTGATTTGTAACTGTTATCAATCTTGGGATTTTAAATTCAGGGAAGTAATTCTGACATTTCTCAATTACCCTTTTCTTAAAAATAGCGATTTCTTCATCCTTCTCCAAGACAAATTCTGCCCATACTATTTTTCCTGTTATCGGGTTATTTTTACCTCTAACAACCACATCTCTAACATTATCAATTGTAAGTAAGAAATTTTCTATCTCAGCAGGAAAAACTTTTTCACCAGCAACGTTAATAATTTCTGATTCCCTTCCCAGAATTCTATAATACTCACCATCCACCTCCACTCTGTCACCTGTATTATACCAACCATCTTTATCAAAAGGATTTTCAGCATTTAAATATCCCAGCATGGCCTGCCTACTTTTAATCCATAGTACATCGTTCTTGATCTTTATTTCCGAACCATTTCCTCCAATCTTCATCCAATTCGATTGAGAATCTTTCGACTTAGTAGAAAATACGCCCATCTCAGATAGCCCATATGTTTGTTTCAATTGTATGCAAGGAAATATTTCGCTTAAGTTTGTCAAAGTTGAATGTGGCATCATTTCAGAACCGTAAGCAATTAGTTTCAATGATGACAAGTTATAATTTTTATAGACATTTGACATTAGCAGCATATTAAGAAAAGAGGGAGTTGTAGGAAGTAATTCCACAGAATATTTTTCAATGCAGCGGCAAATATCCTCAACCTGTCTTGAGGGCGTTGTCACAATAGTTCCGCCACTTAAAATCACCAAAAATAAAGTGTCCAACCCTCCTATATGATCAAACTTTAAAAACAGCAGTGTTTTATAAGGTTTCCTTATCTTATCCCTATACTTCTCAATCATACGACTATAATCTAACAGAACAGCTTTACTTTTCCCTGTACTACCTGATGTATAAATTACAAAACCTGCTGTGCCATTAAAGAGCATAGATTGCATCAGGGGATGCATCTGTTTATTACTACTATTATAAGTCTGGCAATTTATAGTATTGACATTAATTTCTTCAGTATTGGTAATAGTAATTAACTTATTAGCAAAAGCGGTATCTAACCGTTCTTCAAATAAACTTTGATCATCCAGAGATAACGGAATTATTATACAAGCAGTTTCCAATAATGCCTGAACAAGAGCTACTACATCAATATGATAATCTGACACTAATCCCACACGATCCCCTGCTTTAATATCCCATTTCTGAAGTACTTGATGCCAGTCATCAATCTTTTGCAAAAACTCAGAATATGTAACAGAACCCGTTTCATTGACAGCAATTACTTGCTGATCAAAATGTCGAAAACGATCTCTTACCCAATTCATCATTTATAATCCTCCTTTTGATTATAGTCTTACCTAAACTTTAAAACTCAACTTGATTGTGAACACATTTGCGAAACATCATTATGCCTTAACTAAGGAATTGTTAACTTTCAAATTGAAATTTACATTATCATAATGATTAATAGGCTGAATTCAACTCACTAATGCAACTTTTTTTATAGTCTATAAGACAAAGATTTGGTTTATTGAAACGGGAATAACTTTCGGTAAATAATTGGTAGAAAGTTATTTTCCGTTTCAACAAATTATCATTATCATCATATGTTTTTGAATTTCATTGAAATAAAAAGTTGCGTTAATTACTTGAATTTAGGTAGTATGAAAACACTTTCGTTTACAAAACATTACTTTTTATTAATCCCCCATTCTTCTACAAAATCATACTTTACTTTTAGATATTTTTCTTTATTCAATTTTTCTGAAAACTCAGACATATACTTGTAGTTTTGCTCAGCACCAAAGAAATTGATTAACAAATCAAAAAATAATCCTCCCATCGAAACATCTTGATAATAGTCGATTTCAAATTCTCCATTCTCCAGAGGGGTATATTTCCACCAATTGTGCATATGCGATAAACGAATACGACCCTCATTTAGTGGAATTCTATTGGGATAAGCCATAACATCTGTACAGACTATTTTATTTTGCTTATCTATGGATATTTGAGATCTCATTATTATTTCACTGTTTGAGAACAGAGGAAGCATTTTATATTCATACATTACAGTATTGGCCATAGATTTTGTATTAAATGGATCGATAACTTTAAAAGCGACACAACCAGGAGCCCAATCAGTGAGGTCTTCTTCATAATGTTCATTTTCTATAAGCCCTGCTATGATTTGATTCATCGTACAATTCACACGAAAATTAGCCTTAAAATTCTTAACACGAGAACCGGGGAATTTTAAAGAGTAAATTTTCACCCCATTCCTATCAATATCTAATTTCCATTTATTTGAACCAGATAAGATCCATCCCCAGTAGAATAAGGTAATAATAATGATAAGAGATGATATGCCATATAATAAAAACCTTAGAACCTTTTTGATCCTATTTTTTTTTCGGGGTTTAGGTGTTGCGCTTGTAGTCTCCATTTTTTCCATCAGGTTTAGTAATTTAATTAATTATTTATATATCAGTTACACTGACCGTGCTTTAACCAATTTGTCTTTCCAAAAAATAATAATTAGAAAAGTATTAACATATGTTATTCATGAATCGCAACTTCTTTATTCAATTCCTCTATGAAATCATATTTTATATTTTGGTATTTTTCTTTATTTAGCAATTTTGGAAGTTGATCATGAAACATTGTATACAGTCCGTTAGCTCCAGCTAAATTCATTGGAAATTCAGGAAATAAACCACCCATACTAAAGTCTTGTAATAATTCCATTTCAACCTCACCGTTTTCATGAGGAGTAAATTTCCAACGATTATGCACCTCTTTTGCACGAACATAGCCTTCATTTAAGGGTATCTTGCTCGGAGCCGCAAAAACATCTACTACTACAACTTTACTTTCTTTGTCCTGAGTTACTTGTGTTGTAGTAATAAGTTCTCTGGGAGAGAAAGGGAAAATCATATCAAATTTCCATAGCACAGTCTCATAATGTGCCGTTGGATTCCATGGCTCTATAACCTTAACGTCAGTACAATTGGGAAACCATTCTTTGGCATTTTCAAGGCTATTATCCATTATAAACAATGCTACAAGGTGACTCAATGAGTATTTAACATTAACAGTAGCCCTAAATTTTTTAACACTAACACCTGGCGTTTTTAAAGAATATACTTTCACTCCATTTTTGTCTTTTTCCAATTTCCATTGATTAGATCCAGATGAAATCCAAATCAACTTCCATACGACTATTAAAACTATAAGAGACGATGTTCCAAACAATAAATACTTAAAAAATTTCTTAAGTTTAGTTTTTGAGTTTGCAGTTTCCATATTTCATTCTAGTTAAATAATTAATTTAGATTTTCATGTACATTCTCATTCAACCAATTAGACTTTAATTGATTTGGTGTTTTTAAAGGGAGGACGACAAGTGTTTAGCTAAATATTTTGCTAAACATATAAGTGTCAAAGTGGGAGATACTCTGTTTTTTTCTGGAATAATTGAACCATCACAAACGTAAAGGTTTTTATATTTTGTTTCCAAATTATTATCTAAATCCTCTTGTAACTTAATTACACCAGCCACTTGCCCTGCAGAAACAACGGAGCGTATAATATTCTTCGCTCCAGCATTTTTTAAAATTTTCGTAGCTCGTTCTTCTCCAATTTTTATTTTTTCTAATTCTGTCTTAGTCAATTCTTTGTAAAAATGACCATTTTCCAACATTTTCCCTGCTAGACTATCTTTCACTTTCACTCCCACACCAATACTACTAGTAAAGGAGTTGTAATGTTTAATCCTTAAAGTAGCAATTGTCAGCATTTTATAGAAAAATCGATTAAGGTTTCCATCTGCGATAGCAATATCATCCTGAAAATCAGAACTCATGCTTCCCAGAAAGGATTCTTTACCCTTCAACCCAGGAATAATACCCAACATGGCAAAACCAGGATCGCAATAAAATCCATCTTTCCCAATATCTTTTAATCCGCTATCCTTGAGTATTTTTGGAGAGGACAGCACCCCTGAAGCAAGAACAATCTTTGTTCCATAGGCCTGACAAACTTCAGATCCGATCATACCACTTTTAAGCTTGTACTCTACACCGATTGCCTTATTGTTCTCAATAATTATCTTATGAACTGTGGCTCGATTTATCAGTGTTGCTCCCTCGTTAACAGCATCCTCAACATAACTCTTAGCCCTCCATTTTGCCTCAAAGGAATAACTATTGGCACACTTAGATAAATCGATGAGCATTAAGTGTTTCTCCCAAGAATATCCCAGTTCTATGGCACTTTCTTTCAACTTTATCGACTGTGCTCCTAGAAACTCATCTGGCAATTGAACAAGAGGTAGTTCATTTTTAGCTTCTTCAAGTGCTTTCGAAAGATCGATACCAAATGATGTATAAGTATCTAAAGGTGGTAATTCAGCAACGGCAAAATAAATACCTGTGGAACCCCCGGTCGTAATTGCCCTCATCGTTTGTAATTTCCCGCCAACAGAAACTCGATTGGAAATAGTTGCAAGCGTCAAAAAATCTTCTTTGAGCGGAACATTACTCCCTCGTTCAAGAATCAACACTTTTTTCTTTTTTCTACTTAACTCTCTAGCAATGGTTGCTCCACAAGTTCCTGAACCAACAACAATTACATCGTATTCATTTTTTTTTGATGTGTTTTTCATATCTTTCAAATATTTTTCATAATTGAACAAAAAAGACAACTTTCACTATTTTACGATAGACACTATACTGACTATGGTGCTAAATTTCACCAATCAATGATTATTTTATAAAGTCTAATGTATTATTAATTAAAACTGATATTGAATTTTAAATGCAACTTGTTTTTGATCGCGATAATTCCAAAACATGCTCTTATTGTCATCAGTGAGAGGAATGATTGTATCAAAAAATAAAGAAAAATGATCATTCAATTTATAGGAAGTTGACAAATAATTAAAAAAAGCATTGTATGGACCCGTGCACATTGTTATCCAATATATAGCTAAATTATCATTTAATAATTGCTTGCTCATTATCAGCACAAGCATATAAGTATTTTTTTTTATCTGAATCTCACGGTTCCAATCATTTACATGATAGTTTGCCGCTTCCAAACTTAAGGTAAAAGTACTACTAGGATTGTATTCAAATCCAAGTGACGCATCAACATTATTCCTTTTCACAATTTGAAAAGCTGAATTGTTATAAGCTTTTTTAGACTTCAATGCAACTTCACCCTTCATAAGGAAATTTCCTATAGCATAATTAAAAGTAACTCCACCTATATAATAACGTATCTTGCTTTTAGAAATCAGGCTAGGGTTATCCATGCTATATGCGTATTCATTATCAATTAAACTGGCGGACATAATACTAATATCACTTCTTCCAAAGGTCTTCTTCCATCTCATTCCATATTCAAAATTATTTTTATTCTGTGCTTTATCCCGATATTCCACTGCGTCATTAAAAGAATCAAAATAATAATAATCCCCCTTTAAGGGATGCTTACTGAAAGAAGGATAAGGGTTGAAAAAAAAATTAAAGTCTCCAAATGGTAAATACTGATCGATAGTTAGCATCGGCTGACCTATTCTCATTGTTTCAGGTGAAATAATAAGTGGTTCTCGATAATCCATGGGTGTTAGTACATCTGTAACTGCGGCTAAATCAGATTCACCCCAAACAGGTACCTGAATTCCTGCCTTAATACTTGTTTTTCCAAAACTAGTTTGCAGGTACGCTTCCCTCATTTTTATGTCAAAAGCCTCATTAGTTACAAGATGTTTATCATTAACCCAAAGTAATGCCTCTCGGGAACGGTGATCATTTTTCCAAAAAATTGCTAACCTAGAATCAAATTTCAGGAAAACATTATCGAGATAGAATTTCGAATATTCCAATTGAATCGAAGATCTATTATTTTTTACTCCATCAGGACTTGTAGCTTTATAAGCCACTTCGTGCTTTAACGTTACACGCATAGGATCGAAAACATTCGACACCCAAAAAGAAGGAACAGAATCTTTCTCATCAAACTTTTCTCTTGATGGCTTTTCACCAAACCCAAAATCATTTTCATAAGGAGTCTGAGAAATTTTTGTCGTATCGATTTCTCTAGAAATCACAATTACTGCAGTATCAGCCTCATTAGGAGTTTGGTTGGCTTTTGCAATAAAAAGAAATCCAAATGAAATAATGAAAATAATATAAAGTACTCTTCTCACAGTTACAGTTGTCTTAAAAATTCAATATGAATACTTTCTATTTCAAATATGCCCTGATTTCTTTCAGATTTCTTTCCCTATAAGCAAAGTCGGTAAGACTTCTTTGGGTTAAAAACTCATCGGGTATCTTCATATTATATGCAACTGCCACCATTTCCATAATGGAAACCCTATGAGTGAAAAGGTTGTTCATTGTTATTTTTCTTGCAAGCCACACATTATCAATTTGCTCAATATCATCAAAAGTTTCCTGTTTATAGAGATTTCTATTGCGATCATATAGATTCTCTTTTATAATTATGAATCTCTCTTTATCCACCCAAGATACTATTTTACCGTATTTTGTTTTTAGTGCCTTTTCTTGAGTAGGAATTGATTCTATGATCCAAACCGAACGATTATTATAAATAGTTTCTTCAAGAATTTTGTAGGTAAAATCTTTGATTTTTCTATGCTGAGTATCTTCAATAGAAAACTCCGATCCAAAAAAGCTCCCGCTCTCATCACTACCCTCACTACTTGATATCATGCGCTTTACTTTACCAAATGATGGCAAGTATAACCATGTATCGTTATCTTTATTTGAAGCATCGTATTCATATGTTAGCATACCTATTCCCTTATCACTAATCGGCTCAAGCATGTTAGCAAGGGATCGGGAATCTCTTTTGTTTTCACCATAATCCTTACTGACATATTCCAATATTTTAATTCTCGGTTCTCCTGAAAAACGCATTTCCCTCTCTTTGATAATATATTTGCCTATGGACAATTTTATCTTGGCAATTGACGAATTAGAAGACTCGTAAAATACTTTATCACATTTTATTACTATATCCAAAGCCGATTGAGCTAAGATTAAAGATGGCAGCATAAAAAACAATGCTGGCAAAACCATCAAAATAGCACTTTTAAAATGTTTCATATTCTCTACTTTAGGTTAGAATTTATTGTTGTGATACTTTTTTCTTATCTTTTTTTTGAAAATCTAATTTAAAAATCAATATTAATGTTGGTAATAAAATTAGATCATTCAATGTGCCAGCAAAAACAGCCAGAAAACCGAAAGTTCCAACTGTCGATGTTCCTGCACCTGATGCAAAAGCCAACACTCCGAAACCAAGTCCTAAAATCAATCCTGTAAAAATGACTGCTTGTCCAGTTTCTTTCATAGTATGAGCCAATGCTCTCTTAATATTTCCGTCAACAATAACCTCAGCCCGGTATTGACCAATGAAGTGAACTGTATCATCTATGGCAATCCCTATAATTATAGGTGCTAACATCATGGTAAAAAAATCCAAAGGTATATTTAATAATCCCATTAAGCCAAATGCCAACATAGACGGAATCAAGTTAGGTAAGAGAGCAATTACACCTGCCTTTAATGAACCAAAAACTATTAATAAAATAATACTAATAATAAATAGAGCAAATACGAAAGCTTGTATTTCAGAATAGACGATATAATCGCCAGCTTCCATTATCAAGGCCAACATACCAGTTCTGGTAATCTTGGCATCCGGATATTTCTGTTTTATTGTATTAATAGCATCCTCAATATCCTTTTGCATATATTTAAAGACTTCCGAATATTCATACGAACCAGTATTGTGAAGAAATACACTAATATGAGCTTTTCTGTAATCATCAGAAACCATTTTTCTTCTGTCTTCTGGATTCGCATTATCAAACATAAAAAGGGTTTGAGACAACACTTCTTGATCATCAGGAATTACATACATCTCTTTCTTTCCCTCATTCAATGCTTGATAGGCCGTCTTAACAACATCCACCAGCGATGAAGTGCGCACAACTAAATCGGAACTTTTTTGGATTTTTTGCTGCAAATGATCCATTACTTGCAGAACCATAGGATCTTTAAAAGCATCTTCCTTTCCTAAATCCAAAAGTATCTCCCAATTTTGGGTTCCCATCATGTTCTTGTCTACAACTTTAAAGTCGTTTACAACTTTACTATTCTTTGGGTATGCGCTAAGGCTATTAGTATCCACCTTAATTTTAGATGCCCCATAAACACATATTATGAAAAATACCAAAAAGGGTAACAAAATAGTAATTGGTCTTCCTTGTACAAATGGAGGTATCTTATCTAATTTTTTCTGTAAAAAACGAGAAAAATTAGGAACAACTTTGCCAATAAATATTTTAATACGATTACTCTGAACTTTTTCGACTTTCACTGGAGGCCATAGATCAAGCAGAAGAGGAAGCAGAAACATGGTTAAAAGGTATGCTAGGGCGACACCACCCGCTGACATAATGGCAAAATTTTGGATAGGTACAATAGGTGTTATGTTTAAAGCAACAATACCTACAATAGTGGTAACTGCAGTGAGAAGACATGCTATTCCTGTTTTTTTATACACTACCCGTAGCGCAGTTTTATGATCATGTTCTTCATTTCGGAAAAATAGATAACCTGACATTATGTGAACAGAGTCAGCCATTCCAACTGTTAGAAGCAACATCAATGTTAGTATGAGAAAACCTGTAAGGGGCAAGCCAAGCCAACCAGCAAAACCAAGCGTCCAAATAGATGTAATAATAACTATCGACATCGACCAGAGTATGGGGCTAGGTGAACGGAATAAAAACCATAATAACACCATCATTATTAACACTCCCGCAAGGTAAAGCGATCCCATTTCTTGCAAATTTGCAAGGTCTGCCTCAGAGGTTGCAGTACGCCCAACGGGGTAATATTCTAAGTGACTTGTATATTCAGGTTTTTTCAAAATCTTATTGATTTCAACCATTACGGCAAAATAATCTTTTAAATCAGTTGATTTAAATTTAATTCTTCCTTTTGTTTCCTCAATCGCAGTTCCACTTTTAGCGTTATCCATCGTCAAATCACTATCGGATACTAATTTATTTGCAGCAGGCAATTCAGAATCCACGGGGATAGCACCAAAATCTGTTTCAATTAAAATTCCTCCATACGTCATATCCTTTGAAAAATAGAAAAGAGGAAAACTTTTTTGTGACTCTGCGGTCATACGGATTGAGTCAAGTCCTCCCTGGGTGGTTGGAATAGTTGAACCTACTAAATGTCTGGATATCAACACATCTCCATCTGCCGACAAAACAGGGGCGTTAATAAGAGATTTGACTTTTACAATATGCCTTAGAGGAGACTCCTCTCCCTCCTTCAATTTTGATATTTTATCTGTAATATCATCACTGATTTTCTTTACTATTTCTAAAGATTTGGCAGAAAAAACATTACCATCTTTAGGCTTATATACAACAAAGAGATGATCTTCACTCCCAAATTCGGCATGAAAATCGTCAAAAGCAATTAAGGCAGGATCATCTTGTTGAAACCAACCCTCAATTGTCATATCAAATTTGAGTTTACCAATGCCAACAATGCAAAGCACCGTTATTAATAGAAATATCAGCCAAGCTATTATCTTCATTTTCCGAAGCTGATCTGGCAAATTCGCAAAATATTGCGATAAGTCGAACGAAAATCTTTTCATAATTTTTTTATTTTTTATCTTTTAATAAATTCTCCCTTATCAAATTACTAATTATTGGTACTATTTCTTGTAAAGCATTATTTTTTACCATTGAAAAATGATTCGATTTAATTTTATGGATTAGTACCGGTTTAAGTAGTAACTGATTCCAACCATAATCTTCGGACAACTCAGGGAAGAGTGCATCTATGCCTCGGAAAAGATGAACATCAATCTTTTTTGATAATTTTAATGGTCTGTAATTCAGTAAGCAATTATTATTTGTAATAGAAATGTTATAACTATTAATAGTTTGCCTTTTAGACAAAGTAAACCCATGCTCTACCATTGTATTATAAAGATATTCAGCACGTTCGCTTTCAGGCACTTGTTTTAATTGTTCAACACTGAAAATATCTGGCCCCGAAGGACTTATAAGATTATTTGTAACCTGAACTATCCCCTCCAACACGTCTTTATGAAGTAATTGGTACGAACAAATACATTCCAAGAATATAAGGGATGCTATTTTTTCATTATTTTCTAGTAAAATCCTAGCCATTTCATATGCAACAGAACCACCATAAGAATATGCAACGAATGTATACGGACCTCTTGGTTGTATCGATTTCATAGCATTTATATTAATCATGGCTATTTTCTCAATACTATCTGGAGGTGGGGTTTTTCCATCGCAAGCAATAGATTGCAAGCCATAAAAAGGTTGCTCGCTACCCAAGACATGACTCAATACCTGCAAAATTAACGCATTGCCATCAAGTCCTGGTAAACCAAAAATAGGAGGATTATTTCCTCTTGTCTGCATAGCAACCAAAACATCGGAAGGCTTAGTCAATTCAACTACATTCACATCTTGTAACTGGGATGCATATGGTGGGGTAAGTTGATTAGAGTCTTTTTTTGTTTTAACTACTGAATTTTTTGATAAGATATCATTTTGCAAAACCTCTCCATTTTTTAATTCCTTTTTTTCTTTAGAGGTTTTAGAATGATTTAATGCAGATGGTATTAATTGCCCTGTTATTGTAGAATCAGTTCCAAAATGATCTTTTACAAATGGGTATGTAGGTAGCGAAACACGCTTTGGTTTATCACTATCATAGAGTTTATTCCAATCAAAATTGAGACCTTTAACCCATAAATCCATCAGTTTTACATGTTTATCACTTACAATCAACTTATCAATAATTGAATCTTTTATATCGTCGTCATGAATTAAAATACTCAAACCTTCGCGTTCTTGTTTTACGTTTCCTTGAATAGTATCCTGAATAAATTTTTCTCCATTTACATACGCTTGAAGTTTTTCAACCAGTTGATCAACAGAACTAACTAAAATACCTAACCGTTCATCCATTGCTTCTCTACCAATTTGCAAAGTATACGCAATGGTTTTTAAATCCATTATTTTAGACGGTTTGGATAGGTCTTTAACAAATGTATTAATAA
It encodes the following:
- a CDS encoding long-chain fatty acid--CoA ligase gives rise to the protein MNWVRDRFRHFDQQVIAVNETGSVTYSEFLQKIDDWHQVLQKWDIKAGDRVGLVSDYHIDVVALVQALLETACIIIPLSLDDQSLFEERLDTAFANKLITITNTEEINVNTINCQTYNSSNKQMHPLMQSMLFNGTAGFVIYTSGSTGKSKAVLLDYSRMIEKYRDKIRKPYKTLLFLKFDHIGGLDTLFLVILSGGTIVTTPSRQVEDICRCIEKYSVELLPTTPSFLNMLLMSNVYKNYNLSSLKLIAYGSEMMPHSTLTNLSEIFPCIQLKQTYGLSEMGVFSTKSKDSQSNWMKIGGNGSEIKIKNDVLWIKSRQAMLGYLNAENPFDKDGWYNTGDRVEVDGEYYRILGRESEIINVAGEKVFPAEIENFLLTIDNVRDVVVRGKNNPITGKIVWAEFVLEKDEEIAIFKKRVIEKCQNYFPEFKIPRLITVTNQSNFVGSRFKKIRNSKATNPNYNQ
- a CDS encoding NAD(P)-binding protein gives rise to the protein MKNTSKKNEYDVIVVGSGTCGATIARELSRKKKKVLILERGSNVPLKEDFLTLATISNRVSVGGKLQTMRAITTGGSTGIYFAVAELPPLDTYTSFGIDLSKALEEAKNELPLVQLPDEFLGAQSIKLKESAIELGYSWEKHLMLIDLSKCANSYSFEAKWRAKSYVEDAVNEGATLINRATVHKIIIENNKAIGVEYKLKSGMIGSEVCQAYGTKIVLASGVLSSPKILKDSGLKDIGKDGFYCDPGFAMLGIIPGLKGKESFLGSMSSDFQDDIAIADGNLNRFFYKMLTIATLRIKHYNSFTSSIGVGVKVKDSLAGKMLENGHFYKELTKTELEKIKIGEERATKILKNAGAKNIIRSVVSAGQVAGVIKLQEDLDNNLETKYKNLYVCDGSIIPEKNRVSPTLTLICLAKYLAKHLSSSL
- a CDS encoding outer membrane lipoprotein-sorting protein produces the protein MKHFKSAILMVLPALFFMLPSLILAQSALDIVIKCDKVFYESSNSSIAKIKLSIGKYIIKEREMRFSGEPRIKILEYVSKDYGENKRDSRSLANMLEPISDKGIGMLTYEYDASNKDNDTWLYLPSFGKVKRMISSSEGSDESGSFFGSEFSIEDTQHRKIKDFTYKILEETIYNNRSVWIIESIPTQEKALKTKYGKIVSWVDKERFIIIKENLYDRNRNLYKQETFDDIEQIDNVWLARKITMNNLFTHRVSIMEMVAVAYNMKIPDEFLTQRSLTDFAYRERNLKEIRAYLK
- a CDS encoding MMPL family transporter, giving the protein MTIEGWFQQDDPALIAFDDFHAEFGSEDHLFVVYKPKDGNVFSAKSLEIVKKISDDITDKISKLKEGEESPLRHIVKVKSLINAPVLSADGDVLISRHLVGSTIPTTQGGLDSIRMTAESQKSFPLFYFSKDMTYGGILIETDFGAIPVDSELPAANKLVSDSDLTMDNAKSGTAIEETKGRIKFKSTDLKDYFAVMVEINKILKKPEYTSHLEYYPVGRTATSEADLANLQEMGSLYLAGVLIMMVLLWFLFRSPSPILWSMSIVIITSIWTLGFAGWLGLPLTGFLILTLMLLLTVGMADSVHIMSGYLFFRNEEHDHKTALRVVYKKTGIACLLTAVTTIVGIVALNITPIVPIQNFAIMSAGGVALAYLLTMFLLPLLLDLWPPVKVEKVQSNRIKIFIGKVVPNFSRFLQKKLDKIPPFVQGRPITILLPFLVFFIICVYGASKIKVDTNSLSAYPKNSKVVNDFKVVDKNMMGTQNWEILLDLGKEDAFKDPMVLQVMDHLQQKIQKSSDLVVRTSSLVDVVKTAYQALNEGKKEMYVIPDDQEVLSQTLFMFDNANPEDRRKMVSDDYRKAHISVFLHNTGSYEYSEVFKYMQKDIEDAINTIKQKYPDAKITRTGMLALIMEAGDYIVYSEIQAFVFALFIISIILLIVFGSLKAGVIALLPNLIPSMLAFGLMGLLNIPLDFFTMMLAPIIIGIAIDDTVHFIGQYRAEVIVDGNIKRALAHTMKETGQAVIFTGLILGLGFGVLAFASGAGTSTVGTFGFLAVFAGTLNDLILLPTLILIFKLDFQKKDKKKVSQQ